Part of the Gadus chalcogrammus isolate NIFS_2021 chromosome 22, NIFS_Gcha_1.0, whole genome shotgun sequence genome is shown below.
CTCCTAATTATTGTTTAATTACCGTAAATAAAGCCGTTATTGGATATGAGTAACAAGGCTAACTAAGGCATTATCAGGGCCTTGTAAAGGGGCAATAGCACAAGAACAGTCATTCCCTCTTCATAACTATGAATTAGTAATTATATAGCTATGGTTATCATTAGTTATTATATTCTTATGGAACACAACGCAAAATTACAAGTGGCAATATTACCTGTATTAACTATTAAATCAAGTCttattaactaaaacatgtTCCCTATTCTAAATTTGcagtttcatttattttgaataacagTCAAGCCATACAGAAAAGACTCAAAATGGCATTCAGCTTAATgcactgaaccaaaacaaattaCAAAAGCAAAACCAGGTCCCCAGGTCAATTATTTCGTTTTAAGCATTACATACCTATAGGCTTGTGCATCAATGCCAGTTACAACACAGAGGTGCATTAACTACCCCTTCCCCTAGGGGTAGGGGTACGCCTACCCCTAGGGGTACATGCAGTACTGCAGGGATATTTTGGTTTTTACTCTTCGCAAAACATCCCTAACATCGACATACTACCTTTTCAACCATACTTTTAAGACGATGAGGAAGTCCAGGAAAAGCTGAACAAGAGGTGTTTCAGTAAGAAGACGTTCATGGCATCTTTCTGGTTGTGCAGGTTGGTGTATCTGTTGCGGGGCTCGGATGTCAGAGGATATCACTTGGCTTCCGAACAGTGTCTGAGGTGTAGCAAGCTACGAGGGGGGAAGCTTGATGTGTGTTGCAAATTGATAATAGACACATGACCTACAGAACATTATAAGGAAGTGGTGCAAGCTGCAGGGAGGGGCGGGTCAGCGGGCACAGTCGGGTATAAGGTTGGCACAGGTGGGTCTGAGAGTGGTATTTGAAGTCATCCGTCAGAATGGCCTCCTCAGCtctgctctcttctctcctgctgctctctctctcagggatcCTCGCTCAAAGTAAGAACGacctccacacacatacacacctctcTCATCACACACCCGTTGGGTTCAATGTGACAACAGGTCATATTAGTTTGCTATTAGCGAGAGCAAACCAATTTTTAGTTTTAATAACTATACTAACTTTTGTCCTTAAGTGTGATAGTCTAAAGTACCAGAATATTGACTGCGATACAATGTTTTGGATTTGACTAGTCGAGTACTGCTTTCTAAAGGGGCGACATGTTTTGAGTTGAGTAGAATATCGTGGTACGTGGTTTTAAAACCTCACTGAACACAAAACAAAGTAGCCATTCTTTGTCCACAACATGGCACCTTTCTTTGGTGAATTTAGTCTTTAAGAACCACCCACTGTGACCAGCTGCAGATCAGGTGTACTTCCACCTGGAGGTGAAATACAGAGGGGTTCTGTTTGGGGCCATGGACAGACTCAACAACTCCAACCCAGACTTCAAGTAAGTCATGTTTCTCTGTTCTCTTTGTATGCTTTAGAGTTAGTCCAAGTCCTCACCAGAGACTAAGAGGATGGAGGAATGCCCAATAACGGCTTTCGTCTGGTCAGACTTGCAACACACTATCTTTGgaaatccataaaaaaaaagatctaaCTTAGAGATGATATTAAAGCAGACGTATGCAcattttttggtgttttttccGCAAAGAAGTTGAGCATGCTTTGGGTCCAGTTCAAGTCAAGGATTGTGAGAGACAGTGCAAATAAGCCAAACTCTTCCCTGACTGCAGTGGTTTGGAAGGTGCTTCAGTCCCCTACCTTTAGCCCCATCTGTCCTATGTTGTCCACTAAATTTGTTTCCTTGCAGCTTCACCTCCTCAAAGAACGTAGACTACGGAGCGTTCCTGGTGAGCGTCAACGGTTTGTTTGGGAACGACCAAGACCGGACATACTGGGAGCTGCTGGTTCAGAAAGACACCAACACCATTATCAGACCTGATGTtggtaggtttgtgtgtgtgttggtgtgtgtgtgtttgtgtgtgtggtgtgtggtgtgtgtgtgtgtgtgtgtgtgtgtgtgtgtgtgtgtgtgtgtgtgtgtgtgtgtgtgtgtgtgagtgtgcatctATGATATAGGATCTTCCAACTTCCTATGAATTATAAGACttgaatgttgtgtgtgttgcagggatCAGCTGTTACATTCCTCAGGCCAGGGAGAAGGTGATGCTGAACTACACCACTTATTAGACAGAGGTCCCTTCTTTGGATCGCTCTCACTGGGAGAGTATGGACCTTATGcccctggcggccatcttggttctaactTCAGCAGTATTCATGCTCCTgtttggaaccaagatggcagcTTTGTAAATAAGGCCCAGGCTTTGGAACCCGGACAATTCACATCTCAAAATGGCgttgcttgtttttttgttccatAATAATTTTTTGGATTAAAAACTTCGAGTGTATAAACCTCATCCTGCCTCTGGTCTACATCCTGCCTCTGAACAATTATAATACgatcaaataaatacaacaaatacatttataaaactgAATGTCAAGAGGGGTACAATACATTCATCGtaatatgaataaaaacatatcaAACACAATATACACCTCCTGAAATCCTATACTGAGTGATACTTGTTAGATAAGCAAAGTATTACTCATTGAAGTTATGCTTATAACACACAACAGAACTGACCTGCTGCATTATAGCGTTTCAAAACACCACCAATAGATGACATCACCGAGCCGCACATTAGGAAGCTACATTGAGGTAGCATTGATGCCTCGAAGGGGATAGAATGCTGTTCCAGTAACCTTGAAGACGTGTGGTTCAAGCACGGAGCCCTGAGGTTCCCCACGTCTTGAAGACGTGTGGTTCAAGCACGGAGCCCTGAGGTTCCCCACGTCTTGAAGACGTGTGATTCAAGACATGGAGCCCTGAGGTTCCCCACGTCTTCACCGAAGGCCCTCCACAGGGGGGGCTGAAGATCAGTACCTTGGACAAAGGCCCTCCAAAAAAGACACTGGGACAAGTTGTTGACAACCTGTGTTATTAAGCACAGCCTCTACCTGGTTACCGATGGAACCAATGGGAACCCCCCTGCCGGCCGTGAggcaaccagagagagagaggcagagagaacctCCCCCCTCGAGGAAGGATGGTGGCCAATTCCCCCTAGTACGGTAAGCGGCCAGTAGCCCTGAGGAGGAACCCAGTATGAGGGTGGAGACACTGGGAGAGGGCGAGCTGCTGTGTGTGCTGCCCACCGTGTCTCACATCTGTTCCTTTGGTCGTCCTCCCAGCCTCCAGTTCACCCCAGAAGGCCTCACAGGAGACCAGTGTTGTCAGATTTGGCCAGACTTCCGGTCCAATCTTGCAACACTGCAGGAAACTGACCCCAGACCAGGAGGACATTACGTTGGGCACTCACCCTCCCGCTTGCTGTCACCGTTTTTGATTGAACCCCCTTGATACTTCTGCTCGCAACAGTCTGTTATCGTCTCCAGGTAGGAGAACGGCCAATCAGCAAAGAGCACAAAATGACACAGGGCGGCGATGTCCgacatggagagagggaggggggagggagggaggtagagagagagggggagggggagggaggagggagggagagagagacattaacaCAGTTGAtgcctggtggcatgccatgggacctttaagcgaGAGGCAAAACTGAAAGTGCAGACTCCCGGGTttttggccccccccccccccccctccatctcgcCACCACGAGGATACATGTCAATAATTAGCAGATTGGACATTCGTCCTCCCGCTTACCCTCACCGTTTTGAAATAACCCTGTTGATACTTCTGCTCACAAGCAGAAGTATCAACAGAAGTCCGTTATTGCAACAAAGTCGACCTTGTCTCAATCAAGCAGCCACAGGTCATTAATTTGTATCTTAAAGTTTTACCTTTGTACTTCGTTATACCTCTGACCATTTTGGTTGATGGATTTGATTGATTCATTTTTTGTTGCTAGTATTTACATGTGGCAGCTTTCCATGGAACAGACAAATAACGTAACACAACACAAGAAAATAACATTCAAAATAATCTGCAAAGGCGTGGAGGAAaatttgttttattcatgatgACTTTGAGAGAATCTTTCAGGTGCTTCCCTCGGCAGTAGTCTTTGTTAATCCAATCTAAGGCACGATTTGTGCCAGAGGCCAGTTGTCTTGATAATAGGCATCAAGTGAATCaactgattattgattattgtttcCAGGATCCTGTTTTCTGCATGGAATAGGCTGCTAGTAATCCAGAGAGGGGATCTCTGTCTACCACTTTGTATAATTCAGTATAACCGTCTCATTGGCTTGAGGAATGTAACAGCTGatgcctgcaacacacacatgattcaAGGTTTATGTTTCATAGCAAGATAAAAGATAAaccttatacacacacgcacacacctaccaACATCAGCTGTGATAAGGACTTTGTTTGCTCCCTTAATCAGCAGCTCCCAGTATGTCCGGTCTTGGTCGTTCCCAGACAAACCGTTGACGCTCACCAGGAACGCTCCGTAGTCAACGTTCTTTGAGGAGGTGAAGCTGCAAGGAAACACATTTAGTGAATTACATAGGACAGGCGGGGCTAAAAGCAGGGGACTGCTTTCATGAAACACCTTCCAAACCACTGCAGTCAGGCTAATTTGCGTTGTCCGTCACAAAGGCTTTATGTAAACCTTTCACTCAACATCTTTGCTCTGAACAAACATACCACAGGGGAGAAACACCAGCCTGCTTTCATTCAATTGAAGATGAAACCAAACCACTTGTCTGTTAAAAGGATGTGGGACACAGGTGATGTGGAGATGTGTTGGTGTCTAAAAAATGGTTTGGACACCAATCTTAGACTGTTGGCAATTTGTATTTGTCATGTGTATTTGAAACagtaatttatgtttttatgtgtcTTATGaatgatgtatgtatgtatgcatgtatgaatgATACATGTCTGATGTATGTATGATATGCTGCCACTTGTCCCTGTCTCCTGCCCTATAAGGACCACATTGGAAATAAGCCTTACGGCTTTACTGTGTCATCCCTGACTATCTTTATTGATATAATGTATGGCACAGGTTGTTGTTTCATATTTTTGTGTCAAGAATGGTCAAACTAaatccatcaatcaatcaagcTCGACTGATCCCCTCAGGGAGTTTGTTATTGGGCATTAATTAATCCATCCTGAATTTCTCTGGCTTAGACTTTGGAGTGATGCTCAAtacgaacacaaacatgttcAACCAATCAATCGTGACTTACCTAAAGTGTGAGTTGGTTGCCTTGGCGAGCTTGGTCATGGCCCCGATCAGAACACCTCCGGGCGGGGCATGTGCGGAGTACATCATTGGTTTGCTGTTGGGTTGGTTGTTCACCACCACCAGGTTGAAGGGCAGCTGGCCTCCATCTGGTCACAATTGGTGGTTCTTTAAAGACCAAACTCACAGGAGGGCGCCATGTTGTGGACAATGAGTGGCTACTTTGTTTGCAAACAAAGTACCATTATTCTCTACTCAACTCAAAACATGGCAACCCTTTAGAAAACAGTACTTTACATCTTCAAGTCCTAAACAGTGTGTCACAGTCAATATTCAGGTACTTAAGACAAAGACAGGTAAAGACAAAACATGTATGACCTATCGTCACAttgaacccaacgggcgtgggGAGTGAggtctgaatgtgtgtggagTCGTTTCCGGGCTTACTTTGGGCGAGgatccctgagagagagagcagcaggagaAACGAGAGCAGAGCTGAGGAGGCCATTCTGAGGGACGACTTCTACACCTGCGGCAATCTCCTTAATACCCACCTGAGCCAGGTACCACACAGTGTACCACACTCCCCCCGCCCCTGATACTGTTCTTTAGGTCATGTGACTATCAGCAACACACATCAGGCTTCAAGGTCAGACGGataataatatttgtattcCGAGTAATATGATTGCAGGTTTAACAGTTAACCGACTTAACCATCGCTCGACGGGATGTGAGCTCCAGCTTCCTCCTTGTAGGCTACTTCAGTCAGGGCCATCAGGGCTGTGATTCTCAAACCTCTCCTCAATATCATGGCCCCTCTACGATATCATTTCAACGGAGTAACGCCTTCAAcggcacaaaaaaacaacaacatttacatgaatactttttttatactttatgtttattttagttGGCAGCGTAAACCTGAACGTTGAAAGGgtgcaaatacacacaattTAGTGAGAAACATGGGCCTGTGCTTCATCAAAAGGATCACATCGCCAGGGGAGGGTGAGAGCAGatagaggggaccccctcctGGGTCAGAGCAGatagaggggaccccctcctggggagggtcagagcaggtagaggtgaCCCCCtccaggggagggtcagagcagatagaggggaccccctcctggggagggtcagagcaggtagaggtgaCCCCCTCCAGGGGCGGGTCAGAGCAGATAGAGGTGGATCCCATTCAAATATATTCTTCCGGAAAATTATGACTACTTTTTCACAGACTGACCTTTCTCCATGTTTACAGATTTACGTTCCAACCTATTGTCTGTTTTTTCGATTTTTCTATTGTCTAGCTTTCAGATTTTAAACTTGGTTATTTTGCAGGGTTATTTTGTTACCCCTGCAGTACTGAGGTACCCCTTAGGGGTAGGCGTACCCCTCATTGGAGAACCACTGATACCGGGACTGGAATGAACCATTTGGGACCGGGCTGAGGAGAAggatataaaataatcaaatatcTTATGCAACCAAACACTAGGTACACACCCAACCCCTGTTACAGAAACACTCAGTCACAGAGTCTTGTCATGAAAGCCCTCTCGATGCCTTTGTCCGCTTAGCCCTCAAACCTTTCTCGCGCATTAAAGACAGGTGTTTATGGTTATTGTCGACAATTTGGATAAATAGGTCagataaattattattaaatagaGGAAGTTAATGCGATGATTGGCACttatttctatgaacatccttaatgctacgacagcgatatattgttgtccCTCTTTAATCTGACatgtgtacttattgtaagtcactttggataaaagcttctgctaaatgccctgaatttGAATGGATGAGTCACATGAGGTGACTCACATGGGGCGACCCCTTGACCTCCTTGTTTCTCAGCGACTCGGCAAGTCATTCTCAGACCCATGTTGCAATTGCAGAAAAATCCCGAGACACATTATGTTTTCATAGTTGCATGGAAGGGAGGgggccacacacgcacgcacgcacgcacgcacgcacgcacgcacgcacgcaggcaggcaggcaggcaggcaggcaggcacacacacacacacacacacacacacacacacacacacacacacacacacacacacacacacacacacacacacacacacgcaagcgcacacGGGGCCTAGTCACCACATAATTTCATGCGAAGAATCGTGGCCGTCAAAACGTTAGTAGTCAGTGTTTACATGCCTATACATCCGTGTACGAACTTCTAGCCGCGTCCGTCTAACGGTGCGTCGCCAGCGCGGCTCGGCGGTAACAACGGCGTTATAGACAACATACGTTGGGTTACTTTTGCTTTGAGATGCATGCGAGCTGATCGCTGCCCGTATTAGCCTTAGCAGCCTGGACGTTGAGTTAAAGCGACGGGCGGATGGTTCGAGCGGGACGCGGACATGTCTCGAGCCCGGACACATGTCCGCGTCCAGCTCGAGCGGGACGCGGATATGTCTCGAGCGCGGACACATGTCGGTGTCCAGCTCGAACGCATCGCGGACATGTCTTGCCCGCGCTCGAGACATGTGTCCGCGTCCCGCTCGAGCGAAGTCAAATGTCTCGAGCGCGGACGTGCGTCCGCGCGTGAGACATGTGTCTGCGCTCAAGCTGGACGCGGACCGCCGTGGGTCTGCGCCGTGGAGACGCGCAGTAGGTCCGCTAGGCTCGGTCGTTGTCGGAACGGTGTTTACAAGCCGTGCCTAGCGTTACGTAAGTGGCACGTTTAGCGaaagtggtgtgtttgtgtttcggtTGTTGACTGTTGTGTACTTTGtcccccaccgccacctccgTTGTGTCTCCCGTTTTAGCCCCCCGTCTTTGGTTAGCCAAAACTCCCCCGGCCCGGGCCTCAGTCCGCGGTCTAGAGTTTGGTGGCGGGCCGCCGAAGAGTGACGTCGGACGGGTAGCTTGGTCTGGCCGTGAGGCAACAGTGTGTCCACCATGGGAGACAGCAGAGGTGAGCAGCACCCGTAGCCCTTCAGTGCATTTCACGAAATTCCCCCAATAAGCCTTAATGCTACTGATATGCATGTAAGGAAACCACATGTTAGTCTGCCGGATattaatatgtatattttacTGGACGTTGACTGAGCTGCCAAAcgtgttgttttgtttatgaGCCAAACAGCAAACTGTGGGcagctaacggccactagggCTCCATAGAATcacagtctctctgtctgtctctcactctgtgtgtttctctgtctgtctatctgtctgtctctctgtgggtctgtctgtctctctgtgggtctgtctgtctctctgtgggtctgtctctctatctttctatctccctcttcctctccctctttctgtctgtgtctttttgtgtgtgtgtgcgtgtctctctctctctctctctctctctctctctctctctctctctctcttctctctctctctctgtgtgtctgtctgtgtctctcagaTTCCCGAAGCCCCGACAGTTCGtccgtctcctcccccccgccggGCCAGCGGTCGCCGCCCCAGGGCCCGTCCGCGGCCGCCTCCATGACCTCCCCGCCCCCGATCCCCTCCCCTGGGGTCAACAGCCCCATCAGCAGCATGGGCTCCCCCTTCTCCGTCATCAGCTCCTCCCTGGGCTCGCCCTGCCTGCCCGGCACGCCCTCGGTGGGCTACGGCCCCATCAGCAGCCCCCAGGTGAGCCAGGTCCCTGGGAGCCTTGCCCCCTCTCAACGCGGAGAGGGTAACAAATTCACATTTACactcagggcgtttagcagacgctgtaatccaaagcgtcttacaataggtacattggtcagaagaaagagaaacatgtCTGTCATATATCTCTgagggtacagtaaggatgttcatagaaccaagtgccaagcactaaccatcactaggttgacccgttccccgtacacaacagagacaGCTGGAATAAGATGCTGCACCATGATgaatactatttttaagtgccaggacgtacgacgtacaataagtgcgtacattaagggcCAGGGCGGGACTACAGCctctgtatattaaataataataataatcgatcATTAATGAAGTGAATTAACctttaaaatattatatatatattatatatatatatattatatatatatattataaatatcttagaagaaaaaaattatgtatatttttaagatatctatatatattttacagacagtatattaaataattataatcgATAATTAATAAAGTGAAGTaatatgtgattttttttttactattaaattatttataaaaaaagaaaattgatCTTAAGatgtatatgtattatatatatatatatatatatatatgttttgtcttttttgcaTGCTTGTGTTGCTTTAGGCGACCGCTTCAGCTGTAAAAGGCTGTGGAAAACACTGGGTATtcataaccctctctctctctctctctctctctctcccctccctctccctctccctctcccctctccctctccccctctctctctctctccctctccctctcccctctctgtctctgtctctgtctctgtctctctctgtctctgtctctgtctctctctcctctccctctccctctctctgtctctgtctctgtctctgtctctgtctctgtctctgtccctctccctctccctctccctctccctctctccctctccgtctccccctctctctctctctccctctccgtctctgtctctgtctctgtctctctctctctctgtctctctctgtctctgtctctgtctctgtctctgtctctgtctcggtctctccctctccctctccctctccctctccctctgtgtctctcgccctcaGATCAACTCGACGGTGACCCTGTCCGGGCTTCACGCGGTGAGCAGCTCTGACGACGTGAAGCCACCCTTCGGCGTGAAGCTGTCCCCCCACAGCCCCGGCCCCATGCTGGCCCAGAAGCGCCTCTGCGCCATCTGTGGAGACCGCTCCTCCggtgaggccccgcccctctgtCCCTACAAGggaccccccctctgtccctacCAGGggaccccccctctgtccctacCAGggaccccccctctgtccctacCGGGGGACCGACCCTGAACCTCTGGTACTACCTTCTGTTCTGTTAGGGTACCCCCCTCTGTTCTGTTAGGGTACCCCCTCTGTTCTGTTAGGGTACCCTCTCTGTTCTGTTAGGGTACCCCCTCTGTTCTGTTAGTGTACCCTCTCTGTTCTGTTAGGGTACCCCCTCTGTTCTGTTAGGGTACCCCCTCTGTTCTGTTAGAGTACCCCTCTGTTCTGTTAGGGTACCCTCTCTGTTCTGTTAGGGTACCCCCTCTGTTCCGTTAGGGTACCCCCTCTGTTCTGTTAGGGTACCCTCTCTGTTCTGTTAGGGTACCCCCTCTGTTCCGTTAGGGTACCCCCTCTGTTCTGTTAGGGTACCCCCTCTGTTCCGTTAGGGTACCCTAACGGAACAAAGGGGGTACCCTTACAGAACAGAGGGGGTACCCCCTCTGTTCTGTTAGGGTACCCCCTCTGTTCTGTTAGGGTACCCCCTCTGTTCTGTTAGAGTACCCCCTCTGTTCTGTTAGAGCGTTCGGTagctgtgtctgtttgttatgAGGGCAGATCTGAAGGGGTTCGTCGTATCTTACCCTCGTCTCTCCTCGCCACCTTCTCCTTAAggtgcacttattgtatgttgtacgatacgtcctggcacttaatgtacgcacttattgtatgttgtacgtctgGGCACTAAAAATTTgtgcttagcattgtgtagcatcttttcctagctatctctgttgtacgagaggaatgggttaacctagtgatggttagtgcttggcacttggttctatgaacatccttactgtaccgacagagatatattgttgtttctctttcttctgacaaatgtacgcttttggataaaagcgtcagctaaatgcTCTTAATGTAAACGttaatgtcctcctcctcctcg
Proteins encoded:
- the LOC130375646 gene encoding transcobalamin-1-like: MASSALLSFLLLLSLSGILAQNGGQLPFNLVVVNNQPNSKPMMYSAHAPPGGVLIGAMTKLAKATNSHFSFTSSKNVDYGAFLVSVNGLSGNDQDRTYWELLIKGANKVLITADVGISCYIPQANETVILNYTKW